One Leptospira bourretii DNA segment encodes these proteins:
- a CDS encoding MFS transporter, with translation MSQPLTHPLHTIQKERAIIFILAALQFLHILDFVIMMPLGPVFMESFKINSAAFGLLVSSYSISAGVFGLIGALFLDSYDRKMSLLVLFFGFSFGTLLCAFAPNYGFLLFARVVAGGFGGMIGATVLSIIGDIIPVFRRGTATGVVMSSFSVASVIGIPIGLSLANKFGWHFPFLSLAIAGFLILPIGYKVLPSIRYHLDSDVHPKQSQLKSLKQVIVKKDHMAPFIFMVFLMFGGFTVIPFLSPFLVSNVGLAVSELPYIYFFGGLFTFFTSRFIGKLSDRYGKLKIYQIISIIAVIPIVIVVTLTKTSLPVVLTVTTLFMILVSGRMVPAFAMITSAVEPRIRGSFMSVNSAIQQISSGAASYIAGLILVQSADNQLVNYELVGMISVFSLLFSVYLAKKIKIAG, from the coding sequence ATGAGCCAACCTCTTACCCATCCGCTTCATACCATCCAAAAAGAAAGAGCCATCATCTTTATCCTAGCTGCCCTCCAATTTTTACACATACTTGATTTTGTCATCATGATGCCACTCGGACCAGTTTTTATGGAGAGTTTCAAAATTAATTCGGCGGCATTTGGTTTGCTTGTTTCTTCTTATTCCATCAGTGCTGGAGTTTTTGGACTCATCGGTGCTTTATTTTTAGATTCTTATGATCGCAAAATGAGCCTTCTTGTTTTGTTCTTTGGGTTTTCTTTTGGGACATTACTTTGTGCGTTTGCCCCTAACTATGGATTTTTACTTTTTGCAAGAGTTGTCGCCGGCGGATTTGGGGGAATGATTGGAGCCACTGTTCTTTCCATCATTGGAGATATCATTCCAGTATTCAGAAGAGGAACTGCCACAGGTGTTGTGATGAGTTCTTTTTCTGTCGCATCTGTGATTGGAATTCCGATTGGTTTATCTTTGGCCAATAAGTTTGGATGGCATTTCCCTTTCCTATCTTTGGCGATTGCTGGATTTTTAATTTTGCCTATCGGTTATAAGGTACTACCATCCATTCGTTATCATTTGGATTCTGATGTTCACCCAAAACAATCGCAGTTAAAATCTTTAAAACAAGTAATTGTGAAAAAAGACCATATGGCCCCATTCATTTTTATGGTGTTTTTGATGTTTGGTGGATTTACGGTTATCCCTTTCCTTAGCCCATTTTTAGTTTCTAACGTTGGTTTAGCGGTAAGTGAGCTTCCTTATATTTATTTTTTTGGAGGACTTTTTACTTTTTTTACAAGCCGATTTATTGGAAAACTCTCAGACAGATACGGAAAACTAAAAATTTACCAAATCATTTCCATCATTGCCGTTATTCCTATTGTGATTGTTGTGACTCTAACAAAAACTTCATTGCCTGTAGTGCTCACAGTCACAACTTTATTTATGATTTTGGTTTCGGGAAGGATGGTTCCTGCATTTGCTATGATTACTTCTGCAGTTGAACCAAGGATTCGTGGGAGTTTTATGTCTGTGAATTCTGCCATCCAACAAATTTCGTCAGGAGCCGCTTCATACATTGCAGGACTTATTTTGGTGCAATCAGCTGACAACCAACTTGTGAATTATGAACTGGTGGGAATGATTTCTGTATTTAGTTTGTTGTTTAGCGTTTATTTAGCAAAAAAAATAAAAATTGCAGGTTAA
- a CDS encoding SDR family NAD(P)-dependent oxidoreductase, whose protein sequence is MKYALITGASTGLGKDFALALAEKGYTPVLVARSADRLKALATEIKTKFGLQSVVIAQDLAKPKSAEVLYKAVKKLKLSIHCLVNNAGFGLNGEFHKNSFESESQLIQLNVTTLAELCHFFLQDMVAAKDGYILNVASTAAYQPGPLMSNYYASKAYVLSLSEGLAEEVRDYGVTVTCFCPGPTQTEFFERANMTKINLVKSSFLIMKSREVVDIGLDALFSKKVIKIPGFANFLLAQSVRFSPRFLVRKIAKYLHQAG, encoded by the coding sequence ATGAAATACGCGTTAATTACAGGTGCTTCCACTGGACTGGGAAAGGATTTTGCTTTGGCTTTAGCGGAAAAGGGTTACACCCCCGTTTTAGTTGCAAGGAGTGCTGATCGACTGAAAGCATTGGCTACAGAAATCAAAACCAAATTCGGCTTACAAAGTGTCGTCATAGCCCAAGATTTGGCCAAACCCAAATCGGCAGAGGTTCTATACAAAGCGGTTAAAAAACTAAAATTGTCGATTCATTGTTTGGTGAACAACGCCGGTTTTGGTCTGAACGGAGAATTCCATAAAAATTCTTTTGAAAGTGAATCCCAATTGATCCAATTGAATGTCACAACACTCGCAGAACTTTGCCATTTCTTTTTGCAAGATATGGTAGCAGCAAAAGATGGATACATTCTGAATGTTGCCTCCACTGCGGCTTACCAACCGGGTCCACTGATGTCGAATTACTATGCATCAAAAGCTTATGTTCTTTCACTCAGTGAAGGACTTGCTGAAGAAGTAAGGGATTATGGTGTTACAGTTACTTGTTTTTGCCCAGGACCAACTCAGACTGAATTTTTTGAAAGAGCAAATATGACCAAAATCAATTTAGTAAAGTCATCCTTTCTCATTATGAAATCTAGAGAAGTGGTTGATATTGGACTCGATGCTTTATTCAGTAAAAAAGTGATCAAAATTCCTGGTTTCGCTAATTTTCTATTGGCACAGTC